In Lathyrus oleraceus cultivar Zhongwan6 chromosome 2, CAAS_Psat_ZW6_1.0, whole genome shotgun sequence, the DNA window TCATGTGAGAGGCATAATGACTTGCCTTTCTttaaatgaatgaatgaaattgaattaaTGGGTCATGTAATGACTTTATCAAGTGGACAGTGAACTTGTATCAATGGGACTATACATCAAAACATGAATCTTGACATTTTAATAACCATGAAAATAAGGGCTGAAGTGGGAATGAAATAGGACTCAGATCAAATGGATCATGAGACCACGAGGTCAATGAAACATGAACGCAAATATGTCTTGAATCAATCACATAACACCATGAATTGAGGTTTACTAGGTCAAAGTTCAAAGCTATGTATCGATCTAGAATTTCAAGTTAGGTGAGAGGTCAACTCGAGTGGTTCATCATTGCCATGAACCACAACCAGGGTTCCCACTACCTCAATGTAAACCAAAAGGTTCACAACCTAAAAGCCAAGGACTAGGGTTTTGAAGACCCCCGCAGATTTCTTAGATATCCCCTTATTGAGTCCATACCTCTACCATCAAATGATTAAGGTTTCATATCCCATATCCTCTGATGAATAGCCAAGCCATGCTTTTGAAGTTGTTCCATATGCCAACCCTAGCTTCACAAACCAAGAGTTTTGAATCTATGGTGATCTACTAATGGAttaatgatgcatatgaatgagttatgcatgTATGCAACTGACCCCCAAGTCAAGTGGTTGGATGGAAAGATGAAAAAGTGaaggacaaattttggggtacaacagcttcccctatttaatcttcttgaagATGAATACAAGAATTATGGAAGCTTTTCAGGTATTcgaggtagaagaggattaaataccaaCGTGTCAGAAATTTGCCTGATCATGTCGAGAAATCATGGCGGAGAGCATGGTATGCATGTTGAATGATGTATGCTTTATTTTCATGATGCATGAATGCTAGACAGATTTTATTTGTGGGGTATGGTTCTTTGGTATGGAAAGACTCTGACTCGTCATCAATTATACCAAAGAGACTGCCATTATGAAATTCATGTGTTAACATTACTGCAAAGGATCCATCTAACTCTGCCGAGGAAAACCAGGATGCATGATCCAACCAGGAAATCATCTAGATGCCACAGGTGTTCAAGCTAACTTTTAGACCATCGATCATCTTTTTAAGTTTATCGAGATTTTACAGTAATGCATAATGTTTTCGTTTAGTGTAACTTTCATTATTCCTCGAAATTTTAAAGCATTATGAGAATAGGATAAATCAGTTATTTTGCACACAAAATATAGAAGAAGAAAAATACTCGATGAAATAAACTGAATTTTATTGATATGAAACTATACATATGGTGTGTACAAAGATGCAAACACCCTTGATGAGGGTGTTGCCAAAATTGAAAAAAGATAAATGGAATGGCAATGGGAAACATTTTTATATTTTTCCATTGATTACAACATTGGTCATCGTCTACTGTAGCATCTGAATTCCGAGACCTTGCCATGACTGACGATGATTGGATTGATCTGTGACCATCTGACATCTAGCTCGTAGTGTAATGGGCTCAAGGGTCATAGTCgatgcctttatccctaacttttgcatggacaattttattcttttcgtccaccGGGATGCTTTTTTTTActtaagccgccctttcgggttttcgatgTAGCGAGCTTTATATTTCATTTGAgccctaacttttgcatggacagttcattttttggtccatcgggatagccatttttgcctagatcaACTTTGTGAGGATTAATCTAGCGGGCTTTTATTtatcatttctttttaggcataatgttttttgactatgtctgcattcactGGCGATGGcaaatcttccccatccattgttaTGAGGATTAGAGCCCCACTTAAGAAGGCCTTCTTGATGACGAAAGGTCTGTCATAGTTGGGACTCCATTTGCCCCGAGGGTCTGAGTGAATAGAAAAATACCTTTTGAGAACGAGTTCTCCTGCGTGGTATTCACGAGGAAgcactttcttatcaaaagctcgTTTGAGGCGTCTTTGGTACAACTGACTGTGACAAACAGTCGTCAAACGCTTTTCTTCGATCAGATTCAGCTGGTCATTCTgtgattgaacccattcagcttcatcgAGGTTAGCCTCCATGATGACCCTGAGTGAAGGGATGTCAACTTCAATTGGTAGGACGACCTCCATACCATACACTAATGAGTATGGAGTTTCCCTAGTGGATGTACAGACTGAGGTTCTATAACCATGCAGAgaaaatggtaacatctcatgccagtctttgtacgtcttaaccattttctggatgattcttttgatgttcttattagctgcttctacggcgccgttcatcttgggacggtatggtgaagagttgtggtgctCAATCTTAAATTCCTcgcataactccttcatcataTTATTGTTGAGATTACTGGtattgtcagtgatgatcttgctaggAATTCCATAGCGgcaaattatctctttcttgataaatcGAGTAACCACCTATCGAGTGATATTGCATATGAAGcagcttcgacccattttgtgaagtaatcaatggcgACCAGGATGAATCGATGATCGTTGGAAGCTTTAGCctctatcatcccaatcatatcaataccccatATAGAAAAAGGTCATGGAGAAGTCAAAACATTCAACGGAGTCGgtggtgtaacaccccgattatcgttagaataatttaaatattatttaatatgattatttgaaggtaaaaaggaattattaaataatattgggaattattattattattattattataagtgttatttattttaataataattaaataataaaataagtgGAAAGTGGATAAAAGATTCAAAAGGAGAACTCAGAGTTGGTTTTTCACGTATTGTGTCTCAGAGTCAGAGGAAAAGGGAAaagctgaagagaaagagaaggaagaggaaaaggccaaagattgctcagagcttccttcaatccaaagaggtaaggggtctgaaccttattaaacaataatatgctgaaaatggtgaaatattggataaacgaaattgggatttttatcgaaggaattcgtagagattttatgtaatgatgttaggatttgtaAAATCGAATAGGGGaatgattcgtgttagatgatatgagtgattttgtgtgaaattggGACTGTGAACGGTTGAATTGGACAggttcgtagcagagaaaacccatagcagatctggaagactggattctggtcatacgcgtatggcactaggcaatacgcgtatgggatggcttaGAAAAAggggttttggcgctggtacgcgccatacgcgtgtgatatGCGTATTcctggagtggtacgcgtatggcgtatgccatacgcgtatgagtgaaagagatggaattttgaacgtgaaatggtctctggtggtacgcgtatggggaagtgatacgcgtagcatacgcgtacgggaatggccaatacgcgtatggatttggccaagcgtgggcaatacgcgtatgagcatgggcaatacgcgtatgggcagacttgtggtcttcCCTAGCTGTTGTGGTGCAGTTtcggttgtttaggctgagcgaggtaacttagctgatgcatagtatacgagggatcaattcccgttgcttgagtggtatagatattagtagagtgcgATAATACTatgtttgattatgtggcatgatgtgatatgctcttatgatagaatgtgttaatgatgatgataacatgactatatgatgctgttgttgctatgttgattatgatgaatgcttggtgtgcatgcattcatgaaaggccgatgcctagtgatgaacggactgagttccaatgatgttgttgactccgggcttgttgagaggcttggttccttgcggggaactcggattctatggtgatgaatctgggagtggtgatcctgtagttggtcacaaaatgggtataccgagtcgtgttgagtcatgcatgggtgcgtgcattgcatttgatgtgttgtgttgttgatgttcatgagtttatggattatgatgattatgatgaattgtgTTGGCATGTGTGAattatatttatgtttatatttctgtcgttatattattatttaataatgtaattctcacccctgctgcatgtgtttatgttcatctatgatgagcaatgtgcagataaagtggagtagctattgttgaggttcgaagaataagtgtagagttattctacggagtcgagtcaaatgctctggtcatgtgacaccggggattatgggattcgatagctaaattattattattatttacgtggtttatgatgactaattgttgagataatgttgaaacatttttataataattatgttgttgtccgctgcgaagttttaactaaaataaatattatgatttatgttgtgatgcgataggtgttatgttttaagaaatgtaaactcttctacatgttgtactctgataatctatttaaatatgtcgtttggggtagaagggtgttacaggtgGCACAAAGATCTTGTCACCATATATCTGATATTTGTGACATCTTCTAACAAAGTTGTAACAGTCAACCTCCATTATCGTCCAGTAATACCTAGCTCGaagaatcttcttggccatagcaGGACCTTTCGCATGTACACCCTTGCAACCTTCATGTATGGATTTTATGATCGTACTAGCTTCGTGTCTATCTACGCATCTGAGTAGTACAGAATCATAATTTCGCTTGTATAACACATCACCGTTTAGGAAGAACTTGGAAGAGAGTCTTCTTAGATCCTTCTTATCAGTAATGGATATACCCTCGGGATACTGCTGTTTCTCCAGAAATATCTTTATGTCATAGAACCAGGGCTTATCATCAGGATCGACCTTGATTGCTATACAATGCGCTGGTTCATCTAAGTGGTCAATATGGATAGctggtgcttcattcttccatttgactttgaacatagatgccaacgtagctagagcatctGCTAACTGATTTTCTTCCCTGGGAATATGATGAAAGGAGATTTAATCAAAGTAGGGTACCAATTTTATGATATGCTCTTTGTAGGGTATCAACCTGCTATCCCAAGTTTCCCAATCACCTTTTACCTGACTTATCACCAGAGTTGAATCACCGTACACCTCAAGAATCTTGATCCTTGAGTCGACGACCGCCTCCAAACCGTAGATACATGCTTCGTATTTAGCCATATTATTGTTGCAGTTAAAACATAATCTAGCGGTAAATGGAAGGTGGAAATTGGTAGGAGAAGTGATAATAGCACATATGCCATGGCCACGAGCATTAGAAGCACCATCAAACACGAGCGTCTATCACGATCCTGGTTCGGGGCTTTCCTCAGGGATTATCTCGGAGCCTGGCATAGTGAAGTCTCTGGTGAACATGATGTCTTCGtctggaaagtcaaacctcaacgGATGATAATTTTCCCCAGGTAGATGAGCAAGGTAGTCAGACATAACACTCCCCATTATCGCTTTCTGGGTCAcatactggatatcatactcgGTCAATAGCATTTTCCACCGGGAAATTCTACCAGTAACAacaggcttttcaaaaatatactttaTCGAGGGTATGAcaaatcatatattgtctcaggCGTCGAGTGGCCCAAGTCAAAGCACAACAAGTCCTCTCAAAAAGTGAGTATCTGGTCTCAcattcagtgaatttcttgctgagGTAGTAAACAACATGTTCCTTCTTGCCTGTGTCGTCATGTTGACCCAAAATGCAGTCCATAGATTCATCGAGTACTGTGAGATACATAACAAGAGGCCTACTAGGAACCGGTGGTATCAGGATTTgtggttcttgcaagtacttttttattttgtcGAATGCTGCTTGGCAATCGCCGTTCCACATAATCGATTGATTAtttctcaataatttgaatatcggttcgcagGTAGCCGTTAAATGTGATATGAATCTAGATATGTAGTTGAGTCGACCAAGGAAACCTCAGACTTCTTTTTCTGTTCGGGGAGATGGTATTTCTTGGATGGATCTAACTTTgtcgggatcaacctcaatacccttctgaCTGACTATGAAACCTAAGAGCTTACCGGATCGGACCCCAAAAGTGCACTTAGCTTGATTCAGACGCAACTTAAACTTTTGGAGTCTGACAAACAATTTCTTCAGGTTCACCAAGTGATCTTCCTCAGTTCtggatttagaaatcatgtcgtccacgtaaacctcaatctcttcatgaatcatatcatgaaagagggttaccatggcacgttgatatgttgcccctgcattcttcaagccgaacgacattactttgtagcagtaagttccccaaggtgtgatgaaagttgtcttctccatatcttctagtaacatctttatctgattatagccggagaacccatccatgaaggaaaagaCGGAAAACTGAGCTGTATTTTCGACCAaaaacatcaatatgaggcaaagggaagTCGTCCTTTGGGCTTGCTTTATTgaggtctcggtaatctacatACATTCCgactttaccatctttcttcggaactggAACGATGTTAGAAACCAACTGTGGATACTCAGAAATAGCCAAAAAGCTAGCATCAAACTGCTTCTTAACGTCTTCTTTGATCTTGAGTGCCATGCCAGGCCTAATccttctgagcttttgcttgaCGGGAGGACATTCAGGTTTGAGTGGCAAGTGATGTTCAAAGATGATGGTgtctaaccctggcatatcttggtatgaccaagcgaagacgtcaacatactcgTGCAATAACTCTACCAACTCGGAGTGTACATGCTTGTCAAGAGATGCCCCAACCTTTACTTCTTTTTTATCAGTTTCAAAATCCAAATTAATGACATCCACTGGTTCTTTGAATGGTTAAATCTctttctcttcgtgctcaaggagccGTGCTAGTTCAGCTGGTAATTCATAATCTTCCTCATTGTCATCTTCAGCTTGGTTGATTGGAAATCCAGAATTACAGTTGATTCTTGCCATATTGTAATCAATAGTTTTGTTTGCTCTGCATatgatgagcttattttagtatgCTTTTTAATAAAGtgagaaaaggaaaaagaaatctTTTTCCATTTCGTTGTTTTAGTGAAAAAGTGAAAATAACTGAAAGAAAAGGGAACACACGTTTTGCATGCAAAAAGTACTTTTTATTTattcacataatacttttaaacatggAGGCCCATATAAGCTATCCTCTTGTCTCGGGCGGGGACAAGGGATTGAGAAAACAAAATACATTACGTTTTTTCTAAGTACACTATAGGAATCACGGAAGTTGTCCAATTGGAGAGCTTGAACCCTGGAGGACATCTGCGTACGAGGCTAGGAGTCTCCGGTTTGCTGCCACTGGATTCCCCAATGACTACCACAGTGTGATCATTTTGAAAGTCGGCGCTACTGAATTTGACTGGGTTGAACTGATTCTTCTTTGGGCTTACTTTGCATGCCGATGGGCAATAGTCGATACCAAATCTGTCACGCTTTTCTGCCACGTCAACAACTTTACCCCAACTGGGAAGTGGGCCTTTATCCAATGTCTGTTTGGCACTTCTGATTGAGGATAGAATGGTGGCGGATGATTGGTCATGATTGGCGGTAGCAGAACTGACTTCTTCAAATTCTAAATAGTGGATTGGAATCTCAACAATCATTTAATCTATCTCAACATATCTGAATGATGAGAGTTCACTAACCAACATGTTTTCTTCACCACACACAATTACCAGTTTATCATCAATAAAGAACTTCAGCCTTTGGTGCAACGTAGAGGTAACTGCCCCATTGGTatgaatccatggcctacccaacaaacaactgtaagttgggttgatatccatgacttggaaggTGATGCTGAACTGGTGAGGTCCAAGACAGATAGGCAAATCAACTTCCCCAATAACCTGTCTACGGGAACCATCAAAAGCTCGGACAACCAGTGTGCTGGTCCTCATCTCGGGCCCTTTAAACTGTAATTGGCTTAACGTAGCTTTTGCAATACATTAAGCGAAGAACCAGTGTCAACGAGGACTCGAGATATGAAATAGTTTGTGCACATAACTGAAATTTGTAGTGCTTTATTATGGGCGTTTCCCTCAGGAGGTAGTCCTGCTTCGTTAAATCCTAAATACCTATTGGCTGTGATATTTGTAACCACGTCGTCAAATTGATCGACCGTGATATCTTGCATCACATGAGCGGTATTCAGAACTTTCAGCAATGATTTACGGTGAGCCTTAGAACTCAACAGCAAAGAcaaaatggatattttggaaaGAGTCTGGTTCAACTGGTCGACGATCTtgaaatcactcttcttgatcaatttgagGAATTCTTGACTTTCCTCGAAAGTGATGCTTTTCTTGTGATCTTCGTTCTCAACCATCAGCCCTTTACCTTTAGACATTTCAGATTCTGTAGCTTTGTTGGCAATAACATTCGTCGGCGCTGGAACAATCGTCATGTTCGGAGTGGCAGGTACAGTTTCCCTTGCCTGCGGAGTAGCAATAAGAATGACCTTCTCTTTAGGCGGGATAATTATGGGTGATAGAGACACCCTAAGAGTGTACTTTGGAGCGAATACACGGCCACTGCGAGTCATGCCTCCCGTTCCAGTGATGTTGACGATTTCGGTGTTAGGAATACGAATTTCTTTTCCACCCAGATACGTTGTTATCTCATAGTTCCAAGGCACCGCCTTGGTATTCTGATACGGAAACGGACTGGGGACATGGAAATGAATCGGCTGAATCCTCTTGGGAGGAGCTTCGACCTTCTTTTTCCTATACACAATAGTTATTGGTTCGATTACTGCAACTTCTTCTACTGCCCTGGTCTTGGAGAATTGTATCAACCCCTGATCCATCAGCTCTTGCACACAACCCCTTAACTCGTCGCAATTGTCTGGATCATACTCATATACTACACAATCATCATGTATACCTGCTAGGAACCCAAACTATTCAAGCCTCTTCAACACAACTGACAGCGGAGTCTTTACATCGTCAGCCCTTAGTACAATTTCTGATGTTTCCTCTTTGATCACGGCGTTGACTGTTGAACCGCCATGATTAGGCAgtggattcattttcacgttGGGTTTTTCCTCGGAGAAAGACAGAACCTCTTGATCAATCAACTCTTGAATCCTCTTCTTGAGAGTCCAGCAATCCTCTATGGAATATCCTATATACCCTGCGTGGAAGGTACAGGAGGCATTAGGGTTATGATTACGATGAAAGGGAGGAGAGGTTGCTGGGAGTTCTTTTGGTACAATAGCCCCTACGTGAATCAAATATGGCACCAGTTCAGTATACGTCACCGAAATTTTATCAATCTGAGGATGATTACCAAAACTATTCCTGTTATTCTGACCTCGACCTTATCCTTTGTTGTCACGGTTGTATTGTTAATTCTGATCTCTGAGCAGGTGCTGGTTGTTGATTGCTCTGCTGCAGCTGGTACTGACATGgcggttgttgatattgagtaGCGGCGACATACGAATAAGGATAGTATGGCATAGGGGCCATCGGAAACTGATACTGGGGGTAGACACTTGCCGTCACAACATTTGTCTTCCCCTCTTTCTTTTTTGCGAAGCCCCCATGTGACCTCTTGTTTGTTGTTTGCAGAGCGGTTGTATATGTGATCTTCCCTGATTTCAGCCCATTTTCTACACGCTCACCGATAGTTACCATATCTACAAAGTTTATAGACGAACTCCCAATCATCTTCTCTTAATACAACCCTTGGAGCGTACCCATGAAGATATCCACAAGTTCATTATCTGACAATGTTGGTCTGACCCTAGACGCCATCTCAGGCCAACactgagcatactctttaaaggTCTCATTGGATCTCTGCGCTTGATTATGTAATTGCAACCTGGTTGGAGCCATATCGAGattatacttgtactgtttcaGGAATGCCTCATATAGATCTCTCCAGGACCTAATCTTGGTGCGTTTTAAACTCATGTACCAATCCAGAGAAgctccagacagactgtcttggaagcaatggatCAACAAGTCGTCATTGTCGATCTACAACGCCATCTTTCTGCAATACATTGTGATATGACTACGAGGGCAGCTTATACCTTTGTACTTCGGGAGGTCTGGCACCTTGAACTTTTGTGGAAGTACCACATTCGGAACGAGGCAAAAATCTCGAGCATCGATACCAAAGGCGGAGAAACCCTCAATAACCCTTATTATGTCGTCTAACAACTGATAATCTGCTGGCCTGGCCGAATCAACAGCAGGGAGAGCGACCTGACTGGCTGGTCGAGAGGTTTCTGGAGCTATCACTTGAACATGCACATTCTATGGAGCAAACAACATTTGCGGTGGATAGGAGAAACCAGGAGGTACTGTTTGAGAAGCATGCACCATGCGAGGATACTGTCCTCCAGCCTAAGCATTAGGGGCCTGAGGTGCCCCAGTCTGTACATACTGGAGTGCAGGATTGGTGGGTGCATAAGTCAGCATGGGCACAAAAGTTGCCCCAGGGTAACTGAACGGAGCATCTTGGGTTGTACTCATAGGTTGGGCAGTCTGGGCAGGAACCTGAAAGTGGAGGCGCGAGCCTCGGTATTCGCCTTCAACGTTAGGTTTTCATTGAGAACCTGACCTTGATTGTCCTCAGGGTTGGCAGCATCCACCGGAGGAGTTTAGACAGTGGGCACACCCCAGGGGAAAATAGTGTTTCCAACAGCAATAGGGGCAGCGAGAGTCGGATAAGGGAAGAAAGCACCCCCATTGATAAAGTGAGCAACAAAGTTTTAGGGCATTCCCCAGGGGTAGGCATCAGCAAGCCTATTCAGATCAACAGGGACCACTTGATGGTTCCCAGTAGTCGGTACTAGAATCTCCACCGGAGTTTCAACGGTAACACCAACAACAGTAGTAGGATTGGTCACCCCAGCAGCATGGGTGACATTGACATCAGCAGGGTTAGCAGAGGTAGAAGTCCTCTGAGTCTGGAGGAGTTCCAAGATGGCCTCCATGTTCCCTTGAAAGAGATTCATTCTGCCCTGGACTTGGGCGAGAGATTCATGGATAACATCGTTGTCAGATTCAAAATCAACCACGATCCTTAGTTTGTTTGGACGGGTGAAATAGTGATGACAAGTCGTCGTTTTTTCACTGGAAATATGGAGATGGTAAGTGACcagtctccaattctacttgttttctgacactcattcaGCAACTTTGTacgaagtcggtaacacattagtccatttattttattgttttgtttagTAATTTAGATGTTTTGCACTGTTGTTTCCAGTTGTTGATTACATGTTATATGCATcattatactccattttatgtcccTTTGTGGTAGCTCTATTGGTTCCAGGTGTAAGCAAGAGTACTGGAGGGATAAACAAGCAAATCGGACGTTCTAGGCCCGTCGAAAGAAGAAAATTTGACAGTACAGTAGTcttgacacggccacccgtgttgcCCAACACGGGCTGTGTCAGAAGAAGGCACTTGGAAGAGGAAAATAGGGAGCTGACGCGGGTGCCCATGTCAGCTGACAAGGCCCGTGTCAGCCTCCCTAAAGGGGCGTGTCAAGCCTTTTGCTCCAGAAGCCCAACACGGTCGGTCGTGTTGCCTAacacggccagtgttggcttggacacTTGATTTTCCAGTTTTGTGCTGTTTTTGGCACAGCTTATCCCAGAGGGCATTTTGGAATTTTGCTAGATAAAAATTATCATCGGGAACTATTTACAGGGATTTGAATATGGAGAGAGGGATTTTTTTTCACGATCGTAAACCAGGGACGATACAGATTAAAGGAGTGGAAAGCCATGAAGAACAGAGATCCTTCAAGAGTGGACGCGATTGAAGATCAGCAGAATTCCGAActttttgtaatgtctcaattttatcttgtatcttatttgaataatatgaaAGGCTAAACCCCCAAATGCCAGGGGGGTGTCCttgaattgatcatgtaatgactcTGATGTTAGAATTTCCTTAATATATGTTATTTGTTATATATTTCACTGTGTAATTTAcgtaatgctttctttatcagaaaaatcaagattgatgtatggttaacgattagcaggattgcaattgttaaggtagtactagggataccctatggttaccgggTTATTCttattaaattaaaatgactTGGTTTCATCATAGTCACCTAAATacttagaggttagattgaaCACCAAAGGTTTTCCTCCGAGGTCTTAGGGGGAAACAATCTTAAGATCCGCTAATTGAAACAATTCTcattattaaggagatatacactcaagggtcattacaggagattttcacacaccatccttggcatattattataatatgtgaaaatatttatttgttttattttcccTTACAGTGAATTTTACAAAACCCAAAACTAttacttttgttcaattgagtgaCTGTTTACTCATATATTGCTGTGTAATCCTCGAGATCGATTTTTGGGAAACATCCCTCTCATTACTATATCGGCATAATAATACtcttgctattttcccgatcaatAAACATTTTGTTTTTTGGAAGCTTATGACAAATAAATGCGTGGATGCATGTATGTATGTGAAATATTTTGCTATATGCATATTTATTTATGTTATATTCATTTTTATAAAGgaagaaattttcaaggaatcCTTGAGTTT includes these proteins:
- the LOC127123752 gene encoding uncharacterized protein LOC127123752, which encodes MEAILELLQTQRTSTSANPADVNVTHAAGVTNPTTVVGVTVETPVEILNVHVQVIAPETSRPASQVALPAVDSARPADYQLLDDIIRVIEGFSAFGIDARDFCLVPNVVLPQKFKVPDLPKYKDSLSGASLDWYMSLKRTKIRSWRDLYEAFLKQYKYNLDMAPTRLQLHNQAQRSNETFKEYAQCWPEMASRVRPTLSDNELVDIFMENGLKSGKITYTTALQTTNKRSHGGFAKKKEGKTNVVTASVYPQYQFPMAPMPYYPYSYVAATQYQQPPWAIVPKELPATSPPFHRNHNPNASCTFHAGYIGYSIEDCWTLKKRIQELIDQEVLSFSEEKPNVKMNPLPNHGGSTVNAVIKEETSEIVLRADDVKTPLSVVLKRLE